A window of Luteitalea sp. contains these coding sequences:
- a CDS encoding TonB-dependent receptor plug domain-containing protein: MRKRRLVVWGGGLALSVLVTCASVSFAQGTNGSVAGALVDPAGAAVPGASLLLLNEQTGIERTTTSDAAGRYLFPSVPPGVYTLSVETAGFKTYAVGGLEVEVAQQVTHDVRMELGEVETTVEVSAAVPLLNQRSADVSQVIGQRQIVELPLNGRDFLDLAKLVPGVAELAGSSQSTGLAINGQRANQIGFYFDGIDTRTEDPGKPAFRPSVEAIQEFRIQENSFSAEYGRTPAAINLTLRPGTNELHGSIFEFVRNDAFDARDYFSPTVDPLSRNQFGVVVGGPILRNRTFFTANYEGLRTRRDATVFHSVPTEEQRRGDFSDDDPIFDPATYNPETNRRQPFPSNIIPTERFSQIGSAALEYFPAPNTPPVGGFNYATSTTTTDDSDQLHVRVDHHLSDRSQLFGRYSYTDGSAETPSGLPLTGSINTTTVHSVTVQELHAFSQSMLNHFRAGWTFSDTTGTFPLADSNLAVTEFGLHNLNPPSFALGLPRIETVGLSNIGASPFGPGGARQHVYSMADDFTWIAGKHAIKLGFDGRYYRPAGLVQVTPNGILTFENRFAAQPGATETGHAVADMLLGAVSSGRATLFAESNGQVSLKYFYTGYYIQDEIRLAGNLTVNLGLRYEYQTPFKERFSDLAIFDPATGTFLEVGTDIDDLHEPDRNNFAPRVGVAWTLGPGTVLRAGGGVFYGQPRGAEFTSFQLSPPFVVDQTLTSDPNVPDLDDTLFPAPAVRDEAGNIAVSPTTNVFTLDPAFRTNYTYQWNVGVQRQIAPTLLLDVAYVGNSAHGLTGRDLVNQAVPDPDTLQPTPVQSRRPNPNVADVNVVKSIDGSEYHALNVKLDKRFSHGLSVLGAYTWSKATGTGGALFGDQSNAQDARNRAAEHARLEFDQTHRMTVAWIYELPFGRGKSFGGNLGGLAGALATGWSLQGTFLAHTGFPLTPRSTVSSNVGRQDQNRPDRVCDGNLDGDARSIDRWFDTSCFVNHPFGRFGNSGNSVIEGPGLQTFDLTLMKNNRIAVAGREITLQIRVEAFNAFNHPSFGDPNRDVDTPQFGAIRSTRIGGRELQLGLKLLF, from the coding sequence ATGAGGAAACGCCGATTGGTGGTTTGGGGGGGAGGGCTTGCGTTGTCCGTGCTCGTGACGTGTGCGAGCGTCTCCTTTGCGCAAGGGACGAACGGAAGCGTGGCAGGAGCGCTCGTGGATCCGGCCGGCGCAGCGGTGCCTGGCGCCAGCTTGCTTCTGCTGAACGAACAGACCGGCATCGAGCGTACCACCACCAGCGACGCGGCTGGTCGATACCTGTTTCCGAGCGTTCCGCCCGGCGTGTACACGCTCAGTGTGGAGACCGCAGGATTCAAGACGTATGCGGTCGGGGGACTCGAGGTGGAGGTCGCGCAGCAGGTCACCCATGACGTCCGGATGGAGCTCGGGGAGGTGGAAACCACGGTGGAGGTGTCCGCGGCTGTCCCGCTGCTCAACCAACGCAGCGCCGACGTGTCTCAGGTCATCGGACAGCGACAGATTGTCGAACTGCCATTGAATGGACGAGACTTTCTCGACCTCGCCAAGCTCGTCCCTGGAGTCGCCGAGCTCGCCGGGTCGTCTCAGAGCACAGGACTCGCCATCAACGGCCAACGCGCCAACCAGATCGGGTTCTACTTCGACGGTATCGACACACGTACCGAGGACCCCGGCAAGCCGGCGTTTCGTCCATCTGTCGAAGCGATCCAGGAGTTCCGGATCCAAGAAAACAGCTTCTCGGCCGAATATGGCCGCACGCCGGCCGCCATCAATCTGACGCTGAGACCCGGCACGAACGAGCTCCACGGGAGCATCTTCGAGTTCGTGCGGAACGACGCGTTCGACGCGCGCGACTATTTCTCGCCCACGGTCGACCCGTTGAGCCGCAATCAGTTTGGCGTCGTCGTTGGCGGTCCAATTCTCCGCAACAGGACGTTCTTCACGGCAAACTACGAAGGGTTGAGGACACGCCGTGATGCAACCGTCTTTCATAGTGTGCCCACGGAAGAGCAGCGACGAGGAGACTTCTCAGACGACGACCCGATCTTCGATCCGGCGACTTATAACCCGGAGACAAACAGGAGGCAGCCGTTTCCGAGCAATATCATTCCCACGGAACGATTCAGCCAGATCGGCAGTGCCGCGCTCGAGTACTTCCCTGCGCCGAACACGCCGCCAGTTGGTGGCTTCAACTATGCGACGAGCACCACGACAACGGACGATTCGGATCAGCTTCACGTCCGTGTCGACCACCATCTCAGCGACCGCTCGCAGCTGTTTGGACGATACTCGTACACCGACGGCAGCGCCGAGACGCCCTCAGGCCTGCCGCTCACCGGATCGATCAACACGACGACTGTTCACAGCGTGACCGTGCAGGAGCTTCATGCGTTCAGTCAGAGCATGCTGAACCACTTCCGGGCCGGCTGGACCTTCTCCGATACCACGGGGACATTTCCGCTCGCTGACAGCAATCTCGCGGTGACCGAATTCGGGCTGCACAATTTGAACCCGCCGTCATTTGCTCTGGGTCTGCCACGGATCGAGACGGTGGGACTGAGCAACATCGGTGCGAGCCCCTTTGGACCCGGAGGCGCGCGCCAGCACGTCTACAGCATGGCTGACGACTTCACCTGGATCGCGGGCAAGCATGCGATCAAGCTCGGCTTCGACGGTCGATACTACCGGCCGGCGGGATTGGTTCAGGTGACGCCGAACGGCATCCTGACGTTCGAGAACCGGTTCGCCGCGCAGCCGGGCGCAACGGAGACAGGACACGCGGTTGCGGACATGCTGCTTGGCGCTGTGTCGAGTGGCCGCGCGACGCTGTTCGCCGAGAGCAACGGTCAAGTCAGCCTGAAGTATTTCTACACGGGATACTACATTCAGGACGAGATCCGGCTGGCAGGAAACCTCACCGTGAATCTCGGGCTCCGATACGAATATCAGACACCGTTCAAAGAACGATTCAGCGACCTGGCAATCTTCGACCCGGCGACGGGGACATTCCTTGAAGTTGGCACAGACATCGATGATCTGCACGAGCCGGATCGGAACAACTTCGCACCCCGAGTAGGCGTCGCATGGACGCTGGGGCCAGGCACGGTGCTGCGTGCAGGAGGCGGGGTGTTCTACGGGCAACCGAGGGGCGCAGAGTTCACGTCGTTTCAACTGTCGCCGCCGTTCGTGGTGGATCAAACGTTGACGTCCGATCCGAACGTTCCTGACTTGGACGACACGCTGTTCCCCGCTCCGGCCGTGAGAGACGAAGCGGGTAACATTGCCGTCTCCCCCACGACCAACGTCTTCACACTCGATCCAGCGTTTCGTACGAATTACACATACCAATGGAACGTCGGCGTGCAACGGCAGATCGCGCCGACCCTGCTCCTCGATGTCGCCTATGTGGGGAACAGCGCCCACGGGCTGACCGGGCGAGACCTGGTCAATCAAGCAGTCCCGGATCCCGATACGCTGCAGCCGACTCCAGTACAGTCGAGGCGTCCCAACCCGAATGTCGCGGACGTCAACGTGGTGAAGTCGATCGATGGGTCCGAATATCACGCGCTCAACGTCAAGCTCGACAAGAGATTTTCCCACGGGCTGTCCGTGCTGGGTGCGTACACCTGGTCGAAGGCCACGGGGACGGGCGGGGCGCTCTTCGGCGATCAGTCGAACGCGCAGGACGCGAGGAACCGAGCAGCAGAGCACGCGCGGCTCGAGTTCGATCAGACGCACCGCATGACCGTCGCGTGGATCTATGAGCTCCCGTTCGGGAGAGGAAAGTCGTTCGGCGGCAACCTCGGCGGGCTCGCTGGCGCGCTCGCAACTGGCTGGTCCTTGCAGGGCACGTTCCTTGCGCACACCGGATTCCCGCTGACGCCGCGGTCGACCGTCTCCTCGAACGTGGGACGGCAAGATCAAAACCGTCCCGATCGGGTGTGCGACGGCAACCTCGACGGCGACGCGCGATCCATCGACCGCTGGTTCGACACGTCCTGCTTCGTGAATCATCCCTTCGGCCGCTTCGGCAACTCCGGCAATAGCGTCATCGAAGGACCGGGGCTCCAGACGTTCGACCTGACCCTGATGAAGAACAACCGTATCGCTGTTGCCGGCCGGGAGATAACGCTACAGATCCGGGTCGAGGCGTTCAACGCCTTCAATCATCCCTCATTTGGTGATCCCAACAGGGACGTGGACACGCCGCAGTTTGGCGCGATCCGAAGCACGAGGATCGGAGGGCGTGAGCTGCAGCTCGGGCTGAAGCTCCTGTTTTGA
- a CDS encoding substrate-binding domain-containing protein, with product MARQGADAVQAVQRACCLLRAFQREGEVLRLRDLAERTSMHKATASRLMRTLESEGMVERVGAAGFRSAIRGPARTVYRIGFATRGIDTPFSRAVTESVERAAMEAGFELVTLNSHRSARTALRHAEALVTEGVQLVIEFQSHERLAPLVAARFIEAGIPVIAIEIPHPGATFFGANNYQAGLIGGQAMGRWIKDNWNGRADAVMLLREEAAGPLPRLRVSGMLAGLHETLPAAEQAQTVEIDGNGSLEKTFETVRRRLRLLPPRVTAVLAGNDPMALGAIRAFEEAGRTARCAVMGQNASQDARAELRRKGTPLIGSVAYFPERYGDRVIRLTETILAGKPVPPAMFTRHELVTKGNVDKLYPLDRLLPEALSTAAAP from the coding sequence ATGGCTCGACAGGGCGCCGATGCGGTTCAAGCGGTCCAGCGTGCGTGTTGCCTGCTGCGGGCGTTCCAGCGCGAGGGAGAAGTGTTGCGCCTTCGGGACCTCGCTGAGCGCACCTCGATGCACAAGGCGACGGCATCGCGCCTGATGCGAACGCTCGAGAGCGAAGGGATGGTCGAGCGTGTTGGCGCGGCCGGCTTCCGAAGCGCGATCCGGGGACCGGCGCGAACGGTATATCGGATCGGATTCGCCACGCGGGGCATCGATACCCCGTTCTCCCGCGCCGTCACCGAAAGCGTCGAGCGCGCGGCGATGGAAGCCGGATTCGAGCTGGTGACGCTCAACAGTCATCGAAGCGCGCGGACGGCGCTGCGGCATGCCGAAGCCTTGGTGACCGAGGGCGTGCAACTCGTGATCGAGTTCCAGAGTCATGAGCGGCTGGCGCCGCTCGTCGCGGCGCGATTCATCGAGGCAGGGATTCCGGTGATTGCCATCGAGATCCCACATCCAGGCGCGACCTTCTTCGGCGCGAACAACTACCAAGCCGGTCTCATCGGCGGACAAGCGATGGGTCGGTGGATCAAGGACAACTGGAACGGCCGCGCCGACGCCGTCATGCTCCTCAGGGAGGAAGCCGCGGGCCCTCTCCCAAGACTCAGAGTCAGCGGGATGCTGGCCGGCTTGCACGAGACGCTGCCTGCCGCTGAACAGGCGCAGACGGTCGAGATCGACGGGAATGGATCGCTCGAGAAGACGTTCGAGACGGTGCGGCGCCGGCTCCGGCTGTTGCCACCACGGGTGACGGCGGTGCTCGCCGGCAATGATCCGATGGCGTTGGGTGCGATCCGCGCGTTCGAGGAAGCGGGGCGCACCGCGCGGTGCGCCGTCATGGGGCAGAACGCGTCGCAGGACGCGCGGGCGGAGCTGCGGCGAAAGGGAACGCCCCTGATCGGCTCGGTGGCGTACTTCCCTGAGCGTTATGGGGACAGAGTCATACGGCTGACCGAAACCATCCTCGCCGGGAAACCGGTGCCCCCCGCGATGTTCACTCGGCACGAGCTCGTGACGAAAGGCAATGTCGACAAGCTGTATCCTTTGGACAGACTGCTTCCCGAGGCATTGTCGACCGCTGCCGCCCCCTAG
- a CDS encoding MFS transporter — protein sequence MPIPHFRWLIAMVLFAATALSFFDRQVLSVLAPPIGNELGMDNVAYSWVVFAFILSYSVMFTVGGWLIDRLGTRNGLALSVGLWSVASLLHGTANSTTQLAGYRFLLGVGEGGCFPGAAKGVVEWFPKRERALAMGLVASGGSAIGAVAAPPLIVWTSFHIGWRGAFLMTGLIGGVWLLAWLICYSRPEQSRFLSEEERQYIEQDRNAPSPRDASSVALDPRVPWKALLRQPEVWGLIGSRFLFDPVFYFYMFWIPQYLSQERGASLERIGELTWIPFLTLGVSSVIGGWMSDRLVASGVSVNGARKAILLASALLTPISVLTVYVADVETAIALMSLLMFAHGFWITNFMTMIGDLFPSRTVATVVGMTGTAGGVGGFLTSLLIGNVVERISFTPVFIATAVIYPICALVLFLAIRDIKPLDLDRAADSYA from the coding sequence ATGCCGATTCCGCACTTCCGATGGCTGATCGCGATGGTGCTGTTTGCCGCCACGGCTCTCAGCTTCTTCGACCGGCAAGTACTGTCGGTGCTCGCGCCGCCGATCGGCAATGAGCTCGGGATGGACAATGTCGCCTACTCGTGGGTGGTGTTCGCGTTCATCCTCAGCTACAGCGTGATGTTCACCGTCGGCGGGTGGCTCATCGACCGGCTCGGCACCCGCAACGGCCTGGCGCTCTCGGTGGGCCTGTGGAGCGTGGCCAGCCTGCTCCACGGCACGGCGAACAGCACGACGCAGTTGGCGGGCTACCGGTTCTTGCTCGGTGTCGGTGAAGGAGGCTGCTTCCCCGGCGCCGCCAAGGGCGTGGTCGAATGGTTTCCGAAGCGTGAGCGGGCCCTGGCGATGGGCCTGGTCGCCTCTGGAGGCTCCGCAATCGGGGCGGTGGCGGCGCCCCCGCTCATCGTCTGGACGTCGTTTCACATCGGCTGGCGTGGCGCCTTTCTGATGACGGGGCTCATCGGCGGCGTCTGGCTCCTGGCCTGGTTGATCTGCTATTCACGTCCTGAACAATCTCGGTTCCTCTCCGAAGAGGAGCGGCAATACATCGAACAGGATCGCAACGCGCCGTCCCCACGCGACGCGTCGTCGGTCGCGCTCGACCCGCGCGTCCCGTGGAAGGCGCTTCTGAGGCAGCCGGAAGTGTGGGGCCTGATCGGGTCCCGCTTCCTCTTCGATCCGGTCTTCTACTTCTATATGTTCTGGATTCCGCAATACCTCAGTCAGGAGCGCGGTGCCTCGCTCGAGCGAATCGGCGAGCTGACGTGGATACCGTTCCTGACCTTGGGCGTCTCGTCGGTCATCGGCGGCTGGATGTCGGACCGATTGGTCGCGTCCGGTGTTTCGGTGAACGGCGCTCGCAAGGCGATCCTGCTCGCCTCCGCCTTGCTCACACCCATTTCCGTGTTGACGGTGTATGTCGCTGACGTAGAGACCGCCATCGCGCTCATGAGCCTGCTCATGTTCGCGCATGGCTTCTGGATCACCAACTTCATGACGATGATCGGAGATCTCTTTCCGAGTCGTACGGTTGCCACCGTTGTGGGGATGACCGGAACGGCCGGCGGCGTTGGGGGGTTCCTCACCAGCTTGCTCATCGGGAACGTCGTTGAACGAATCTCCTTTACTCCTGTGTTCATTGCCACTGCCGTGATCTATCCGATCTGTGCGTTGGTTCTGTTTCTCGCGATTCGGGACATAAAGCCACTGGACCTGGATCGTGCTGCGGACTCCTATGCATAA
- a CDS encoding DUF1829 domain-containing protein — translation MIDEVRGLLDQYAQWVRDKSVLREVNDQYVEITTPYLDRHNDYTQIYVRRDNGAFVLTDGGETIQDLRAAGCDLETSKRKDLLTSTLNGFGIRREGDAMLVKATPQDFSPRKHNLVQAILAVNDLFYLAVPVVASLFLEDVTAWLELHDIRFTPNVKFTGRSGYDHTFDFVVPASRRASERLIRAVNRPSRDLAESLAFSWIDTKEVRPAASRFYAFLNDENRSPSTSIVDALRSYDIVPVVWGSRDAVRQELAA, via the coding sequence GTGATCGACGAAGTTCGTGGGCTACTCGACCAGTACGCGCAGTGGGTGCGGGACAAGAGTGTCTTGCGCGAGGTCAATGACCAGTACGTCGAGATCACCACTCCCTACCTCGACCGGCATAACGACTACACACAAATCTACGTTCGCCGAGACAATGGCGCATTCGTGCTTACCGATGGCGGCGAGACGATTCAAGACCTGCGCGCCGCCGGCTGTGATCTTGAAACGTCGAAGCGTAAGGATCTCCTCACTTCAACCCTCAACGGATTCGGGATACGACGTGAGGGTGACGCGATGCTCGTGAAGGCAACGCCGCAAGATTTCTCGCCACGCAAGCACAACCTGGTTCAAGCCATTCTCGCTGTCAACGACTTGTTCTATCTGGCCGTCCCGGTCGTGGCGAGCCTGTTCCTTGAGGACGTCACCGCGTGGCTCGAGCTGCACGACATTCGCTTCACGCCAAATGTGAAGTTCACCGGTCGAAGCGGCTACGACCACACATTCGACTTCGTCGTGCCCGCTTCACGCCGAGCGTCCGAACGCCTCATCCGGGCCGTCAATCGCCCGAGCCGAGACCTTGCTGAATCCCTGGCCTTCTCCTGGATCGACACGAAGGAGGTCCGTCCTGCAGCGTCCAGATTCTACGCGTTCCTGAATGACGAGAATCGCTCTCCTTCGACGTCCATCGTGGATGCCTTGCGAAGCTACGACATCGTGCCAGTAGTGTGGGGTAGTCGTGATGCAGTGCGGCAAGAACTGGCTGCGTGA
- a CDS encoding FtsX-like permease family protein, with amino-acid sequence MQHLLCRSQHVWRRSRRRCRRLRVCTHRRHRLVVSRCLRDRARYAHVRRDVRRARRCPYLGRLLVRADDRTGAPLVAVLSHAYWQRQFGGDAAIIGQSIRLNQQPATIVGVTPPAFRGLTLGDEADVTVPLASADLFRGRGTIGNRNNWWLRVMIRRKPDVTMARVKQTLEPVFHRTVDEMLASAPPQFARGIREFAGQLRFDVRSAATGSASAFRQSLDRPLRILMGTVVIFLLIACANLAGLIASRTMSRSRGLSLRLALGATRSRLVRQTLAESVLLAAIGGALGLVVAQWVGPAFVQLLAGDAGLLAVDLRPDGWVLTFVGSVSVLTGVVAGMGALVRAARTDPQEALKKTKGQVRNSLWGRVLLAGQFALSVMLLMGAALFLQTLANYRGLNPGFAVEGRIVASVAPRLAGYDEDKLLPYLNGIVERLEAVPGVQSVTFSGSTLGSLDATTLVELPGFEAAPAEARETGRNSVGPRFIETAGLRLLHGRGIGANDTPTSERVALVNQTFARHFFGTSNAVGQRFRLIGQRTAHTIVGVIRDARDRGVTEPSQRMVYEAFSQSPDMRPAITVRSTPDLANPVPAVEHVIQQSDPAVPVRGVRLLAADMDARLRRERVLSLLTTSFAALALLLVAIGLYGTLSGIVVRRTSEIGIRMALGSTGSRVIWLVTRGTLGFVICGLAAGIAGAFALTRLIQSQLYEVSASDPKIVAVALTVLMTVALCAAVPPARRASRVDPIAALREE; translated from the coding sequence TTGCAACACCTCCTTTGCCGGAGTCAACATGTATGGCGCCGATCGAGACGTCGTTGCAGGCGCCTTCGCGTTTGCACCCATCGACGACATAGGCTTGTCGTATCGCGGTGTCTCCGAGATCGCGCACGGTATGCTCACGTCCGGCGAGACGTACGGCGTGCTCGGCGTTGTCCATACCTCGGGCGGCTGTTGGTCCGTGCGGACGACCGCACCGGAGCGCCGCTGGTCGCCGTGTTGAGCCATGCTTACTGGCAGCGGCAGTTCGGGGGCGACGCCGCCATCATCGGACAGTCGATCCGGCTAAACCAACAACCTGCCACCATTGTCGGCGTGACGCCGCCGGCGTTTCGCGGGCTGACCCTTGGCGATGAGGCCGATGTCACCGTGCCACTTGCCAGCGCGGACCTGTTTCGCGGGCGCGGCACGATTGGCAACCGGAACAACTGGTGGCTCCGCGTCATGATCAGGCGGAAGCCGGATGTCACGATGGCGCGTGTGAAGCAGACGCTGGAGCCGGTGTTCCACCGCACGGTTGACGAGATGCTTGCATCAGCGCCGCCGCAGTTCGCGCGAGGCATTCGAGAGTTTGCCGGCCAACTGCGCTTTGACGTGCGCTCGGCGGCTACGGGGTCGGCATCGGCGTTCCGGCAGTCGCTGGATCGGCCGCTGCGGATACTGATGGGGACAGTCGTCATCTTCCTCCTGATTGCCTGCGCGAACCTGGCAGGGCTGATCGCCTCGCGCACGATGAGCCGTAGCCGAGGGCTCAGCCTCAGGCTCGCGCTCGGCGCAACGCGCTCGCGACTGGTTCGGCAGACGCTCGCCGAAAGCGTGTTGCTCGCTGCCATTGGAGGTGCGCTGGGTCTGGTCGTCGCGCAGTGGGTGGGCCCCGCCTTCGTCCAACTTCTCGCTGGCGACGCGGGCCTCCTCGCCGTTGATCTGCGGCCAGACGGCTGGGTGCTCACGTTTGTTGGGTCGGTGTCGGTCCTGACAGGTGTCGTCGCCGGGATGGGCGCGCTCGTGCGTGCGGCGCGAACCGACCCGCAGGAGGCGCTGAAGAAGACCAAGGGGCAAGTCCGGAATTCGCTATGGGGAAGGGTACTGTTGGCCGGGCAGTTTGCTCTGAGCGTGATGCTGCTGATGGGCGCAGCGCTCTTTCTGCAGACACTCGCGAACTACCGCGGTTTGAATCCTGGATTCGCCGTCGAAGGACGCATCGTCGCGAGCGTCGCGCCGCGCCTCGCGGGGTACGACGAGGACAAGCTGCTCCCGTATCTCAACGGCATCGTCGAACGGCTGGAAGCGGTGCCGGGCGTGCAGTCCGTGACGTTCTCGGGGTCTACGCTAGGCAGCCTGGACGCTACGACACTCGTGGAATTGCCCGGCTTCGAGGCGGCGCCAGCGGAAGCGCGGGAGACCGGCCGGAATTCGGTTGGGCCGCGATTTATCGAAACCGCCGGGCTCCGCCTGCTGCACGGACGAGGCATAGGAGCCAACGATACTCCGACGTCCGAGCGTGTCGCGCTGGTGAACCAGACATTCGCGCGCCACTTCTTCGGCACATCGAATGCGGTCGGCCAGCGGTTTCGGCTCATTGGTCAGCGGACGGCCCACACGATTGTCGGGGTCATCCGGGATGCACGCGACCGGGGCGTGACGGAGCCGTCTCAACGCATGGTTTACGAGGCGTTCTCGCAGAGTCCAGATATGAGGCCAGCGATCACGGTTCGGAGCACACCAGACCTGGCGAACCCGGTGCCCGCCGTTGAGCACGTCATTCAGCAGAGCGATCCTGCTGTACCGGTTCGCGGCGTTCGGCTGCTTGCAGCCGACATGGACGCGCGACTGCGTCGAGAACGTGTGCTCAGCCTCCTGACCACCTCGTTCGCCGCGCTGGCGCTGCTACTCGTGGCCATAGGTCTCTATGGCACGCTCAGTGGCATCGTGGTGCGCCGGACGTCAGAGATTGGCATCCGCATGGCGCTCGGATCCACTGGGAGCCGCGTAATATGGCTGGTGACGCGCGGCACGCTGGGATTCGTCATCTGCGGCCTCGCCGCCGGGATTGCCGGAGCGTTTGCGCTCACCCGCCTGATTCAGAGTCAGCTCTATGAGGTGTCGGCATCCGATCCAAAGATTGTCGCCGTCGCCCTTACCGTGCTCATGACTGTGGCTCTTTGCGCCGCCGTCCCGCCGGCACGGCGGGCGTCACGCGTCGATCCGATTGCGGCGCTGCGCGAAGAATGA
- a CDS encoding response regulator yields the protein MLPLLRTLIVDDEPLARARLKRLLREERDLEVVGECATAEEAALAASSLHPNIVLLDIQMPGGDGFDLFDYLPPAERPLIIFVTAYPEHAVRAFDAQAIDYLLKPVAAERLHRALIRARRQLLKTRVVQGPAETGTVEAALPASDCLARLAVPVGPRMRLIATEEIDYALARANYVELFTGGRSFFLRETMNRFELRLDPRVFLRVHRSRIVRIDRVEEVEPLTSGQYVIRLKNGVRLTSGRSYRARVRQVFGLG from the coding sequence ATGCTGCCGCTTCTTCGAACGCTCATCGTGGATGACGAGCCGCTGGCGAGGGCGCGGCTGAAGCGGTTGTTACGGGAGGAGCGTGATTTGGAAGTCGTCGGTGAGTGCGCGACCGCAGAGGAGGCCGCGCTCGCCGCCAGCAGCCTCCACCCGAACATCGTCCTCTTGGACATTCAGATGCCCGGTGGCGATGGCTTCGACCTATTCGACTATCTGCCTCCGGCAGAGCGCCCGCTGATCATTTTCGTGACCGCGTATCCGGAGCATGCCGTGCGCGCGTTCGACGCGCAGGCCATCGACTATCTCCTGAAGCCGGTTGCGGCCGAACGTCTGCATCGTGCACTGATACGCGCCCGGCGGCAGCTCCTGAAGACGCGCGTGGTGCAGGGTCCGGCCGAGACCGGCACGGTAGAAGCAGCGCTGCCCGCGAGCGATTGTCTGGCCCGTCTGGCGGTCCCGGTCGGGCCGCGCATGCGCCTCATCGCGACTGAAGAGATCGATTACGCGCTCGCGAGGGCGAACTATGTCGAGCTATTCACCGGAGGACGCTCGTTCTTCTTGCGCGAGACCATGAACCGCTTCGAGCTTCGCCTCGACCCGCGTGTCTTTCTCCGCGTCCATCGGTCACGGATCGTGCGCATCGATCGTGTGGAAGAGGTCGAACCGTTGACGTCTGGACAGTACGTGATTCGTCTCAAGAATGGCGTGCGTCTCACGTCCGGCCGCAGTTATCGCGCTCGGGTTCGCCAAGTGTTTGGTCTCGGTTAA
- a CDS encoding NAD(P)-binding protein: MTQARESIWRSRYFGDRDRARQEGDDGLRIATLCPSLIGQRLGSRPCWLIAGHRPFPEVPSLPAARHGLNDVCATVWTVRPSTFVAGAAATDTAGGFDGEPNQDDDVEICCQGTAFREPRNKFRVLKGSSPMKVLIGGGGIGGLVTALYLHEAGIDCTVFEQSDITGELGVGINLLPHAITKSCGGSPAVPGALLAAPRRPEGPGWRHAGVLRTSNVRP, from the coding sequence ATGACCCAGGCGCGAGAGAGCATCTGGCGCTCACGATACTTCGGTGATCGTGACCGTGCAAGACAGGAAGGTGACGATGGTCTCAGGATCGCGACGCTTTGTCCCAGCTTGATTGGTCAGCGTCTCGGGAGCCGGCCATGCTGGCTGATCGCCGGCCACCGACCATTCCCTGAAGTGCCGAGCTTGCCTGCCGCCCGTCACGGTCTCAATGACGTCTGTGCCACCGTGTGGACAGTTCGTCCCAGCACGTTTGTGGCTGGCGCGGCGGCTACGGATACTGCCGGCGGATTCGATGGAGAGCCAAACCAGGACGATGACGTTGAGATCTGTTGCCAAGGGACTGCATTTCGAGAGCCCCGAAACAAGTTTCGGGTTCTCAAAGGTTCTAGCCCTATGAAGGTCTTGATTGGCGGTGGTGGGATCGGCGGGCTAGTCACCGCGCTCTATCTGCACGAGGCTGGGATCGACTGCACGGTGTTCGAGCAAAGCGACATCACTGGCGAGCTCGGCGTCGGCATCAACCTCTTGCCACACGCGATCACGAAGTCGTGTGGAGGATCTCCTGCCGTACCTGGAGCTCTTCTCGCTGCCCCACGTCGACCTGAAGGGCCTGGTTGGCGCCACGCCGGAGTTCTACGAACTTCCAATGTGCGACCGTGA
- a CDS encoding BlaI/MecI/CopY family transcriptional regulator: MPKLTTVDLTRRESQIMEILYRRRRATVEGIRSELPDAPSPSSVRKLLDIMIERGLLAREYDGPRYVYFPAVRPEEASRSALKQLVRTFFDNSPGSAIAALLDMTSTPLSAAEYRRLSSMLKRVRTQGDES; this comes from the coding sequence ATGCCGAAGCTGACCACCGTCGACCTCACCCGCCGCGAAAGCCAGATCATGGAGATCCTGTATCGCCGCCGCCGCGCGACGGTCGAGGGGATCCGATCCGAGCTGCCGGATGCGCCGAGCCCCTCCAGTGTGCGCAAGTTGCTGGACATCATGATCGAGCGTGGCCTTCTTGCCCGCGAGTACGACGGTCCGCGCTATGTGTACTTTCCCGCCGTGAGGCCTGAAGAAGCGAGCCGATCTGCACTGAAACAACTGGTGCGGACGTTCTTCGACAACTCACCCGGATCGGCGATTGCGGCGCTGCTCGACATGACGTCGACGCCGCTGTCGGCCGCCGAGTATCGACGCCTGAGCAGCATGCTGAAACGCGTCCGCACACAGGGAGATGAGTCATGA